The DNA segment ttcgtaaacataattttagatagtaaaaataagttaattgttgaTTTGAGTAAGAATAAGATggagtttgtttttttaggtttttatttaaaataatttacttttaaattttaaattatttttttatatatatttttattatttattataaatttttaattgaataaaaatgtcaaaatatttatttattttttaataaaaataaaatattataaaaataaataattgattctttaacactattaaatattatttagttttaagttcgtaaaaaaaaaaacatcacataaattaattattttaacttaatacttaaagtcaaatttaaagtcatttttaactttaaaattataatattaaattatttaataaaaagatttGAGATTCATATAATTAAGTTTAAGTCATTAACTCGTTAAAGCCCTTTAAGTTTCTCCGTTTTTTCGATATATTTATGTCTCTTGGAAGAAAAACATCCCTCTTGGAAAGTTCCATTTGTTGCCTTCTTTCGCTCATCTTCAAAATTTCCAGGTTTCACCGTTTGCAAACGGACACCTCAACGCACCGTTTTAAAGTGTTCGTTTGTCTTCCTCCgcttttagattttttgtttCCCTCAAAACGCACCGTTTCGGTTCCATACCTCAAAACTCTCCAGATTTTCACCGTTTCCGAGGCACGGCATCCAACCGTTATGCTGGTATCCTCTGTTTGGATGCcaagaaaatttaaagaaaacataaaaaaacagAACAACACGAAACTTGAATCCTGTTCTCTTAGGTTACTCTGTTTTCCCGTGAAAAACACACACGCCAACAAACcaaatgtgaaatatccggTGTCAGCCAAATTTGCTTGTAGACAGATTTTGCTGAGCTTTCagaattttctttcctttctctttcccTACCCTTCTTTCTGGGCAGCCAAACAATCATACATTTATATAAAGTCTTCACCTATATGTTGCTGTCTCataaaattatacaaactcAAACAACTGAAAAATTAGGTACCAGCTAAGAAAATCACCAAGAAAATCTTCACTGACGAAGGCGGTTTCGAAGATTATACTTTCTTGTAATTGAAGTTGTTGTAATGGAATTCTCGCCAATTTCTTCCTGAAGTATAAAATCAGGATCTTTGACAATGTCCACATCTTCGGGCATGTCAGTATCGATCCATGTAGACCAATCTACATCGCTATCCTCCATGACACAGGCCGAGTAGTCTATGTTTCTTTGCATACCATTAACCTTTTCCATTAGTGTTAGCAGCATCTGATGGTTCAGCACTTCATAATCCCTGCAAAATATTCGAGAAATACAAGAATTTCTAACATCCAAACATCAATTTTAACCTGAGATTTTTCAGCCATGAATTGTGTTTTTTACTTACCTGAATGTACAGATGGCATGAAGGAGCTGGATTGAAGAAACAATCGCAAAGATTGACCTGATCATGTTGATTATCTGTGTCTGTTGCGCAATGTCATAAGTTGAGAACCGAAGAATTGCAAATTCAATCAGGAATGTAGCACAAAGCCCTGAAAATCAACGGTTTTTTAGAGACTAATTTAACTTGAATCCTTTTAAGTTTTCGGGTTTTGAGAGATGGGAGTACATACCAATGTAAAGCCTTGGTCTCACAGTATATGTTTGCTTTGTACTGGTGAACATGTAGAGGATAAAAATTGATAAGGAGTATATGAAGAAGGCTTTGATTGATCGGGATTCAAGCAACATGGCATTGTGCAAAGTGAAGAGCTTATCCAAGGCAATGAACATGCTTGCTTGCTTTGATTCAAAAGCTTCCTGTTGAATAAAAATGGATGTTCCTAATGAGAAAAAACGGTTCGGGAAATTCAGATATGGAGATCAGGGTTGAAAAGGGAACTAACCTGAGCTGCCAGCATTGATTTTGAGTTTTCTACCAAGTGGTCATGGGCTTGTTGAAGGATTTCTTGCCTCTGAAGTAGCTCTTCCTGTTGTTTATGCCCAAATTCAGCTAAGCGCTGCAGAGTAGCCCTGCAAAGTTCAGAttggattaaaattttgatcaattttgatggatataattattgatttttcgGTCTCTTTTACCTGCTCTCTTCCAGGGCTTGAGACTGGAATTTAGTTAGAAACTGAAGGCCTTCAAGGGCAGTCGATTGCCCGTCTAGAAGCTGTTTCTGCTTATCTAATGACTGCCCTGCCACTTCCCCAATATCATCAGCTCTGCTCTGCAGATTTTCCATCTTCAAAGTCATTGTATTACCAACTCTACTTATCTCATTTTCTATCTCCACAGCATCATTCCTTAACTTATCGATTTCTTGGCCTAGGTTGTTGTAAGAGCCTTGAATCATTGCCATCCCTTCCTCGAATTTCTCCTTCATCTTCACTTGTCCTTCTTGAAGCTCCAATTGTGAAGCTGCAATTCCCTTGGATTGCTCAAAAACTGCCTCTGAATGCTTCAACACGGTATCAATATTGTCTTCCACATTCTTAGAAGCTCGAGCCACTTGTTGGGTTTGGAGATCGATCCAAGTCAAGGAGTCATGGATCTCTTTCGAGCTCTGCAACAGATTTTCCGACCTCTCCTCTATGTTTTCCAACTTCTCTTCTGCAAATTGGGCTGATTTCCTCAAGTCATTCACTAATCTTTCCGTTCCACGCTTAAAAGCATCGGCTCTGCGGAAGAAACAGATCAAAATTTTGATGCTAACCAATTTGAATTCAGGTATTAGTATTACTACTTCAATCAGATAATAAAATCGAATTGAATTCTGACTAGGGAAATTGAATAGAAGCTATGTATGGATGATGCTTAACTGTAAATGATGGCAGATTGAGTTGGTTTCGAGGAAGAAGGCGAGATATGTGCTTCGAGCTTCTTCATCCAATTTCTGCAGACACTTCTTCACATCAGAATCAGAGCGAGTATCACAAGAAGGAAAAGCGTGGCCCCCCGACTCCTTCTGAAAGCAATCACTGAGAAGCCAAGCAAATCTCCTTCTCTTCTTGTCATCAGGGATAATCTCAGAACACCCAGCAAAGAGACTCTCATAAGCGTTTTGCCAACAGGTGTTGGAGCCGCCCCCCGCCAACTTTCTTCTAGCTTTGTCCACCCTTTCGATCCCCTTCTGGTCATTGAGGGCTTCCATGGAGAATTCAGCAATAACATCACCAGAAATTGCCTTAGCCTTTGAATAGCTTTCAGTGAACGGGCTCTCGGTTTTCCCTGACCCGAAAAAATTCCAAGGCATGCAATCGTGGGGAAGTGAGAGTAAAACTAACATGAACACAACACCAAGAGCATGATGATGACGATGATCCATTGGAGCTGCTTTTTCTGAACTTCCGCACCAGATATCTAACAAATCAATTCAACCAAATCTCCAATTTATGCCTACATGCATAAAATCTTTGTCATAATAAGGCTCAAGAAACAGAATAGAGGGGTTTCTAAATCTGCAAAAAAGAcgaatttgaaaagaaaatagagaaagaaagatGAATATGTGAATTGAGTATTGTCCTGGAAAGTTCATTAACAGACATTAAAGACCaatatattttcttgatttgcAGATTACTTGCCAAAAAACATACATGATAAACTATAGTGACTGCATGGATGAAATCGTAGGGAATCCCAAATATAGAAACTTCCTGAAAaagtttcacaaattttttccattgttttttattcatattttctcACCTGAAAGTGACCTTTTGTTTctgggtttgttttttcttGAGTCCTTGACTTGGGTTCCAAGCAGCCTACAAAATCATGCCCAGTAAGCATGGAAAAACAGGAAATATTGGACCACCATGTTTAGTAATTCTTAAGTTTTCCATTGTTTTCCTTCGGGCCAAACAGAACCGTTACTCGAATGGGgaagaagaagtagaagaagaagaaggggtGGGTGGTCTTAGAATTACCTGGCGGTGATGGTCGTTTCTTCGGTCTGCTTTCTCTGTTTCCGAGTGAACGGTTGTCTTTGAAGAAAACGGTGAAAGCCACCattttatagattttgaaaTTGTTATATTTGCATATCTGTCCTTTTGGCCTTTGGTATTTACGTGTTGACCCTCCCAATTTTTCTTCCAAAGAAATAAAGGTCAAAAAGGGGGGTAataatgtattttaaattaaattaaaaaaaataggaataacAATGAATCAAAGAAGCCAAGATTTAAATTAACATACAAAAGTTGGATCCATGTTTTCTAGGACGGTTGATTATAGtagataaaattgaaaaaaatgtaaaaagcaacaaatttatgaaagttatgaaataatttatcattttatccTTTGGACATAGAAGATAATTAttctattgttttatttttatttacatatataagtttaataaaataatatatatatatatatatataaagtaaagaaaagggagaaagcaGTCAATTTGAAATTGGCTTGAGCAAAATTTTgcataaaaactaaaaataaataaacaataaccACTTCTCACAAAATCGAGATATAAATATTAAACgttaaatacatttattttcaCATATTCTAATGGATATTTAGatgtatatatatgaattatgttttggggttTTGTTGGTACATTAGGTTATGTAGCTTTAAATTGGTAATTTTGTCCCATTTATTGTGGCTTAGGATCTAATTTCTAAATTGTGTCTTACCCTTCATTAAAGACTTGAAGTTGTTGAGTGATCAATTGGGATGACATAGTGTAAAAAGATGAAAGACTAATTGATTTACTTAAGGCATGATGTGgacaaaatgtttttaattgaataaaaatgttttaaaaaatgtttttttgaaaaaagttttaaaactcCTCAAGGCTCAAGCGCTCCTTTGATCGCACGAACACTCCTTTGATAGCACAAATGCTCCTTAGAGCACTCAAGTATTGGAGAGTGCTCAAGTGCTTCTAAGGGCGTTTAAGCACTCATGCAAAGATTTTAATCTTCATAAATAtcctttttcatattttaaatgattCAATTTTAGAAATCCTAATTTGAGTCCATTATGTATTTGTATCTTATAAATACTATGCTAAAAATGGTTTTGGAGcttttgatatgaaaattgagaaaagcTAATTTGCTTTCTTGTTCCTGAAACTCTCAAAAACGTTTTGTTGTCCATTTGTTGGGTTATGAAGAAGATCTACATTCCCTTAGGAGTATGGGTTAGATCCTCATCCACTAGGAGCATGTGTAGTGCTGCATCACAGATGTGAAATGTAGTATAAGTGTTTGGGAGTAAGACTTATAGCTAACTTCTGCTAGGTAAAATTATGCACTTTACTTTTAAATAGTGCATTGGTGCCTAGAGGTCTTTGATCTCGTGGTTTTtacatttgtttgttttctaggtggtttttcatgtaaaaaaatcTTATGTTCTTATGTTGAATATTATTAGGCTTCTCTAAATTGAAAAGTGTCTGTTacaagattaaaaataattaatttgtttgggGCAAAAAGTTTAAACACTTATTCACCCCCCTTTAGGTGTATCCTAAACTAGATCACTTGACTTTTGATTGTACACTCTAATCGAGTGCTTAGTTGAGCATCTAAAATGCCCTTTTTGATGTAAATAACTCAAGATTCAACCCTAAAGTCTTAGAAAAGTAGGATAGCCACATGTAAATGTACTAAGGAAACCTAAGACATTCTTGTAGCAATCTATGAGTGCATTTTGGCTGTGAAGTTGCCAAAAATCTAGATGTTCACctgaaatttgagagaataagGATGTAAGAGGATAAAACCTTTTTTGCATTCTATTATGAGCTTAGTGATATAGTCAACTCCTGTTTTAACCTAGGGAGAAGATACTTGAATTCAAAGTTGCGAGAAGAATTCTAAAATCCCTTTCTAGGGTATTCAAACCCAAGGTCATGACCATAGAGGAAAGTAGGGGCATCGACTCTATGAAAATTTATGAACTTAGGATTACTTGGGACCTATGAGATGTCTTTACCTGATACTCATAAGTCACGACCACATGTATGTTGTTCAacatgcaaatttttttttagtggatATCAATTGTTACTAACAAAGAGCAAAAAACTCCCAAGTTTGATGTCTTGTCTCCTAGTTATGTTACCTTTCTCACATTGAATACGGCAAATGAAGATGCTCACCTTGTACTAATACTTTTGGTTCTTTATGTTATTCAAAAGAAGATTTAGGTGgtatttagtattattttttacttaattctaaatagtgcttaatagtgttaagtattaagttgtttgtttttttaaatgttttatttctattaagtattaagaagtaaaaaaaaaaacaaaacaaaaccaacaTGTTCACTTTAGTTATGCTAGTTGGTTTTAGTATGTTACTTttagcattaaaaaaattcaaatattttgatttttttgtttagtaaaatttttttaaaaataagtaataagttaataaaagtaaaaacaaaaaattatttgaaatctgaaagtaaattacttttaacaaaaaaaaaaaaaacactttaaatagaCTTCAATTTTTGAATATAAAACTTCATATCCTAATCAAAGTCTTTTTCAAAGTCGGAATTGTAATTCTAGTACTCATTCAACTCCTCATAATGCTAATTTAGACATAGATTCAATCAAGTACCCTCCTCCTGCTGATTCATATATAGTTATCCCCACCTCCAGCACATCATATATATGGTAACTCATTCTAAGGCTGAACTTTAAAAAGCTATCAAATTTATCTGAACAAGGCACCCTTTGCCTAACTGTACTGAACCATTCTCTTATAAGCAAGCCGAAATGGTTTTAAGCAATGAAAGAAGAGCATGATGTTATCCAAGCCTTTAGGTAAACACATAGTTGATTGCAAGTGGATTTACAAGACTAAACATAATCGAGATAGCCCTATCATCCATTACAAAGCTCCATTAGTTGCTTAAGACATCACTTGAGCTTTAGGAatggattatttttttcaagacttttaggttatgtttggtttttgaaaaatttgagggaaagaaaataaatagcaaaaatggaaggaaaataaaaaataaaattaaagtcaataaataatttttatacattattttaaactcatttaacctATTTTAACTCATTGTTATAgagattatttaatttgaaaattcataagtttttatctaatttatttatttttcattttctttattattttttataatgcaatcaaacatgagaatatatatatttttttaacattttttttttctttccttggtattttttgggaaccaaacataaactTAGTCTTCTGGTGAAGTCCACAACTGCTAATTTGGTGTTTTCTTTGGCTATTGAACATGGTTGAGAGGTAAGGTAACTTGATGTTAATAGTGTCTTTTTGTATGGACAATCACATGAGCAAGTGTTTATGGAACAACCACTTGGTTTCATTGATTAAGAGAAACCCCATCATGGTTTATAGTTTCAAAAATTTAGTACAACacttaggtgatgtttgtttgttttacttaaatctaaatataaattaatttaacttaacTCTAACTacaacttaatagtattaagtcgcttatttttattattttatttctattaagtataaAGTATTAATGATAAAGGAAACTCCAACTCAACCAACATACAATCCATGCCAAAGCAGAATATTTATGTGAGAAGTTGATAATACAATCTGCTAGGAAGGAAAACTACTCTCCATATTTGTAATGTGGAAAATCAAGGCTGGAAGGAAACCTTCACTTACCTGTTCTGTATAATATTCCCTTTTCTGTGTAAAGAAAGTatgtattgtttatttattttttagaaaacaatcaaTGAAGTGTGGTGAAAATTCAacctttcaaaaatagtttctgttcttcatggtattagagccgatTAACCTAAAACAATCCAAAGCTTCCATGGCAACCCCAAAAAATGTTCTTAGCATTTAGGCTTTTCATCAATGCTCAAGCCTCGTCTCCATCAAACTGAATATGTTCAGTCTCCTTTTGTGGAGCTCACAAGTTCTTCCTCTTGTGCGAAGCCTTGGATTAGTCCATCATCTCTCTGAAAATAGACTCGCATCAGAGGAGATAATGGATACTGAAACAAAGGAGACCCATGATCAGTCAATAGAGACATGGTCTCACAATGATGGTCTACTTACCTCCTGGCTTCTTGGATTCATGACAGAAGAAGTGATGCTTTTGTTGGATGGAACAAAGACTACCTATGATGTTTGGAACTTTCTGGAAGAAAAACTCCTTCCAATGACCAAAGAGAAGGAGGTGTAATTGACCAATAGACTCCGAGGGCTGAAGAAAGGTACAAAGTCCCTTGATGAATATCTAAGGGAGTTCAAAGGCATTTGTGATGCATTAACTATAGTTAGAAAACCAGTAAGTGACCTAGACAAAGTTTTCAACTAGCTTAAGGTCTTGGAAGTAAATACATGGATTTTCGGGTGGCCATGTTATCAAAGCCACC comes from the Vitis vinifera cultivar Pinot Noir 40024 chromosome 12, ASM3070453v1 genome and includes:
- the LOC100247755 gene encoding protein GAMETE EXPRESSED 1: MDHRHHHALGVVFMLVLLSLPHDCMPWNFFGSGKTESPFTESYSKAKAISGDVIAEFSMEALNDQKGIERVDKARRKLAGGGSNTCWQNAYESLFAGCSEIIPDDKKRRRFAWLLSDCFQKESGGHAFPSCDTRSDSDVKKCLQKLDEEARSTYLAFFLETNSICHHLQADAFKRGTERLVNDLRKSAQFAEEKLENIEERSENLLQSSKEIHDSLTWIDLQTQQVARASKNVEDNIDTVLKHSEAVFEQSKGIAASQLELQEGQVKMKEKFEEGMAMIQGSYNNLGQEIDKLRNDAVEIENEISRVGNTMTLKMENLQSRADDIGEVAGQSLDKQKQLLDGQSTALEGLQFLTKFQSQALEESRATLQRLAEFGHKQQEELLQRQEILQQAHDHLVENSKSMLAAQEAFESKQASMFIALDKLFTLHNAMLLESRSIKAFFIYSLSIFILYMFTSTKQTYTVRPRLYIGLCATFLIEFAILRFSTYDIAQQTQIINMIRSIFAIVSSIQLLHAICTFRDYEVLNHQMLLTLMEKVNGMQRNIDYSACVMEDSDVDWSTWIDTDMPEDVDIVKDPDFILQEEIGENSITTTSITRKYNLRNRLRQ